A single window of Microplitis demolitor isolate Queensland-Clemson2020A chromosome 7, iyMicDemo2.1a, whole genome shotgun sequence DNA harbors:
- the LOC128668257 gene encoding leukocyte elastase inhibitor-like isoform X2: protein MFIKFLFSGIIAALSVAGSLSDCVQSDEPALKAVSTAANKFSNNFYKAVADSESGNFICSPVSVDIVLSMTNFGARGNTQKQLESSLSLPCDKTVAKQGFQQLINSFNDVKGAELKLANKVFTASGSKLLSDFQEVTKTYFGSESQSVDFTNTEQAAATINNWCADKTNNRITELFKPSDVEGFLLVLVNAVYFKGKWADKFNPEWTRSSPFHVDENTTKDVQMMYKMADFNWGYIKTLKAKYIELPYESTNENEAISMFIILPDQHSGLRDVENNIQNINFAELEGSKSEVALHLPKFKIESKLDLKPILRNMGITEIFDDTADLSGIMENTELKVSKVIQKAFIEVNEEGSEAAAVTGMKIVAPSMPHEIEINRPFIAIILSKTTGTHLFSARIIDPALA from the exons ATGTTCATAA agtTTCTATTCAGTGGTATAATCGCGGCGTTGAGTGTCGCCGGTTCTTTGTCAGATTGTGTTCAATCTGATGAGCCAGCTCTTAAAGCCGTTTCTACGGCtgctaataaattttctaataatttttacaaa GCTGTAGCAGATAGCGAatcaggtaattttatttgttcacCGGTTAGTGTAGATATTGTGTTATCTATGACCAATTTCGGCGCACGTGGTAATACTCAAAAACAATTGGAGTCATCTTTAAGTTTACCTTGTGATAAGACTGTTGCCAAGCAAGGATTTCAACAACTTATTAATTCGTTTAAT GATGTGAAAGGGGCTGAACTGAAGCTAgcaaataaagtttttactGCGAGCGGATCTAAATTACTATCTGATTTTCAAGAAGTAACGAAGACATACTTCGGGTCCGAATCACAGAGCGTTGATTTTACAAACACTGAACAAGCTGCTGCtactattaataattggtGTGcagataaaacaaataatcgTATAACTGAGTTATTCAAACCTA GTGATGTTGAGGGTTTCTTATTGGTGTTAGTTAACGCCGTTTACTTCAAAGGAAAATGGGCTGACAAATTTAATCCTGAATGGACAAGGTCTTCACCTTTCCATGTTGATGAAAATACAACCAAAGATGTGCAAATGATGTACAAAATGGCAGATTTTAACTGGGGATATATCAAGACTCTAAAAGCTAAATATATTGAACTTCCATACGAG aGTACAAACGAGAATGAAGCTATAAGCATGTTTATCATTCTTCCTGATCAACATAGTGGACTTCGTGATGTTGAaaacaatattcaaaatataaattttgccGAACTTGAAGGATCCAAGAGCGAGGTTGCTTTACATTTgcctaaatttaaaatcgaaagCAAACTCGATCTGAAACCAATTTTACGTAAT atggGCATTACCGAGATATTTGACGACACTGCTGATCTTTCTGGTATCATGGAGAATACGGAATTAAAAGTGAGCAAAGTTATTCAGAAAGCATTTATAGAAGTTAATGAAGAGGGTTCTGAAGCCGCTGCTGTTACag gtATGAAAATTGTAGCACCATCAATGCCACACGAAATCGAAATTAACAGACCATTTATTGCGATAATATTATCTAAAACTACGGGAACACATCTTTTTAGTGCACGAATTATCGATCCAGCTTTGGCTTAG
- the LOC103574042 gene encoding leukocyte elastase inhibitor isoform X1, translating into MNTQLIFCAVIMAMGVTKSCAACTQFDGPALKAVSNGANQFSTSFYKALADSESGNFICSPVSVNVVMSMVSFGAHGDTEQQLKSVLNLPCDKSIIKQGYQELIDSLNNVKGAELKLANKIFAPTDYELKPEFKELTKTFFRSEIQNVDFKKSEEAAKTINDWCASKTNNHITELFKADDVRDSTLVLVNAVYFKGKWADKFDSALTKPAPFYTDEKTTTDVQMMHKHGQFYWGFISEVNARFIELPYESKDFNEAISMFIILPNEINGLLNVESNLYKIDFGRLRGYKSSVDLYLPKFKIESKFDLKEILEKLGISEIFKNTANFSGISDKINMKVSKIVQKAFIEVNEEGSEAAAVTGILMGESARPALPPPPELFVVDKPFIYSIVDRNSDIILFQGHIYIPV; encoded by the exons ATGAATACGC aattaataTTCTGTGCCGTAATAATGGCAATGGGTGTCACTAAATCGTGTGCTGCTTGTACGCAGTTTGATGGACCGGCTTTGAAAGCTGTCTCTAATGGTGCAaatcaattttctacaagtttttataaa GCTTTGGCTGATAGTGAgtcaggtaattttatttgttcgcCGGTTAGTGTTAACGTAGTTATGTCTATGGTAAGTTTTGGAGCTCATGGTGATACTGAACAACAGTTAAAATCAGTATTGAATTTACCATgtgataaaagtataattaaacaaGGTTATCAAGAACTTATTGACTCACTCAAt AATGTAAAAGGAGCTGAATTAAAATtagccaataaaattttcgcacCAACTGATTATGAATTAAAGCCTGAATTTAAAGAATTGACTAAAACATTCTTCAGGTCAGAAATACAAAAtgtcgattttaaaaaatctgaggAAGCTGCAAAGACAATAAATGATTGGTGTGCTAGCAAAACAAATAATCATATAACTGAACTTTTTAAGGCtg ATGATGTTCGGGATTCGACATTAGTTTTAGTTAACGCAGTTTACTTCAAAGGTAAATGGGCTGATAAATTTGATTCTGCATTGACAAAACCCGCGCCTTTTTATACTGACGAAAAAACAACGACAGATGTACAAATGATGCATAAACACGGTCAATTTTATTGGGGTTTTATTTCTGAAGTCAATGCTAGATTCATTGAGCTTCCTTACGAA aGCAAAGATTTCAATGAAGCAATTAGTATGTTTATAATTCTTCCAAATGAAATCAACGGACTACTAAATGTTGAAAGCaatctttataaaattgattttggaCGATTACGAGGATACAAAAGCAGCGTTGACCTTTATTTgcctaaatttaaaattgaaagtaaatttgatctaaaagaaattttggaaaag ttgggaatttctgaaatatttaaaaacacgGCTAATTTCTCTGGTATCagtgacaaaataaatatgaaagtcAGTAAAATTGTTCAAAAAGCTTTTATCGAAGTAAATGAGGAGGGAAGTGAAGCAGCTGCGGTCACAg GGATTCTTATGGGCGAATCTGCACGACCAGCATTACCGCCACCTCCGGAGCTATTTGTTGTCGAcaaaccttttatttattcgattGTTGATCGAAATAGTGATATTATACTATTTCAAGGACACATATATATTCCAGTTtga
- the LOC103574042 gene encoding leukocyte elastase inhibitor isoform X2, with amino-acid sequence MNTQLIFCAVIMAMGVTKSCAACTQFDGPALKAVSNGANQFSTSFYKALADSESGNFICSPVSVNVVMSMVSFGAHGDTEQQLKSVLNLPCDKSIIKQGYQELIDSLNNVKGAELKLANKIFAPTDYELKPEFKELTKTFFRSEIQNVDFKKSEEAAKTINDWCASKTNNHITELFKADDVRDSTLVLVNAVYFKGKWADKFDSALTKPAPFYTDEKTTTDVQMMHKHGQFYWGFISEVNARFIELPYESKDFNEAISMFIILPNEINGLLNVESNLYKIDFGRLRGYKSSVDLYLPKFKIESKFDLKEILEKLGISEIFKNTANFSGISDKINMKVSKIVQKAFIEVNEEGSEAAAVTGTGFVTLSLPPQFVVDRPFLCMITKAKTQTQIFKARVINPNFGKTK; translated from the exons ATGAATACGC aattaataTTCTGTGCCGTAATAATGGCAATGGGTGTCACTAAATCGTGTGCTGCTTGTACGCAGTTTGATGGACCGGCTTTGAAAGCTGTCTCTAATGGTGCAaatcaattttctacaagtttttataaa GCTTTGGCTGATAGTGAgtcaggtaattttatttgttcgcCGGTTAGTGTTAACGTAGTTATGTCTATGGTAAGTTTTGGAGCTCATGGTGATACTGAACAACAGTTAAAATCAGTATTGAATTTACCATgtgataaaagtataattaaacaaGGTTATCAAGAACTTATTGACTCACTCAAt AATGTAAAAGGAGCTGAATTAAAATtagccaataaaattttcgcacCAACTGATTATGAATTAAAGCCTGAATTTAAAGAATTGACTAAAACATTCTTCAGGTCAGAAATACAAAAtgtcgattttaaaaaatctgaggAAGCTGCAAAGACAATAAATGATTGGTGTGCTAGCAAAACAAATAATCATATAACTGAACTTTTTAAGGCtg ATGATGTTCGGGATTCGACATTAGTTTTAGTTAACGCAGTTTACTTCAAAGGTAAATGGGCTGATAAATTTGATTCTGCATTGACAAAACCCGCGCCTTTTTATACTGACGAAAAAACAACGACAGATGTACAAATGATGCATAAACACGGTCAATTTTATTGGGGTTTTATTTCTGAAGTCAATGCTAGATTCATTGAGCTTCCTTACGAA aGCAAAGATTTCAATGAAGCAATTAGTATGTTTATAATTCTTCCAAATGAAATCAACGGACTACTAAATGTTGAAAGCaatctttataaaattgattttggaCGATTACGAGGATACAAAAGCAGCGTTGACCTTTATTTgcctaaatttaaaattgaaagtaaatttgatctaaaagaaattttggaaaag ttgggaatttctgaaatatttaaaaacacgGCTAATTTCTCTGGTATCagtgacaaaataaatatgaaagtcAGTAAAATTGTTCAAAAAGCTTTTATCGAAGTAAATGAGGAGGGAAGTGAAGCAGCTGCGGTCACAg GTACTGGATTCGTAACTTTATCATTACCGCCACAATTTGTTGTTGATAGACCATTTCTGTGTATGATTACGAAGGCTAAAACTCAAACCCAAATTTTTAAGGCACGGGTGATCAATCCTAATTTCggaaaaactaaataa
- the LOC128668257 gene encoding leukocyte elastase inhibitor-like isoform X1, with product MFIKFLFSGIIAALSVAGSLSDCVQSDEPALKAVSTAANKFSNNFYKAVADSESGNFICSPVSVDIVLSMTNFGARGNTQKQLESSLSLPCDKTVAKQGFQQLINSFNDVKGAELKLANKVFTASGSKLLSDFQEVTKTYFGSESQSVDFTNTEQAAATINNWCADKTNNRITELFKPSDVEGFLLVLVNAVYFKGKWADKFNPEWTRSSPFHVDENTTKDVQMMYKMADFNWGYIKTLKAKYIELPYESTNENEAISMFIILPDQHSGLRDVENNIQNINFAELEGSKSEVALHLPKFKIESKLDLKPILRNMGITEIFDDTADLSGIMENTELKVSKVIQKAFIEVNEEGSEAAAVTGMGFVFMSMPPQFTVDRPFLCSIVKKSTGTQLFNARVIDPIAS from the exons ATGTTCATAA agtTTCTATTCAGTGGTATAATCGCGGCGTTGAGTGTCGCCGGTTCTTTGTCAGATTGTGTTCAATCTGATGAGCCAGCTCTTAAAGCCGTTTCTACGGCtgctaataaattttctaataatttttacaaa GCTGTAGCAGATAGCGAatcaggtaattttatttgttcacCGGTTAGTGTAGATATTGTGTTATCTATGACCAATTTCGGCGCACGTGGTAATACTCAAAAACAATTGGAGTCATCTTTAAGTTTACCTTGTGATAAGACTGTTGCCAAGCAAGGATTTCAACAACTTATTAATTCGTTTAAT GATGTGAAAGGGGCTGAACTGAAGCTAgcaaataaagtttttactGCGAGCGGATCTAAATTACTATCTGATTTTCAAGAAGTAACGAAGACATACTTCGGGTCCGAATCACAGAGCGTTGATTTTACAAACACTGAACAAGCTGCTGCtactattaataattggtGTGcagataaaacaaataatcgTATAACTGAGTTATTCAAACCTA GTGATGTTGAGGGTTTCTTATTGGTGTTAGTTAACGCCGTTTACTTCAAAGGAAAATGGGCTGACAAATTTAATCCTGAATGGACAAGGTCTTCACCTTTCCATGTTGATGAAAATACAACCAAAGATGTGCAAATGATGTACAAAATGGCAGATTTTAACTGGGGATATATCAAGACTCTAAAAGCTAAATATATTGAACTTCCATACGAG aGTACAAACGAGAATGAAGCTATAAGCATGTTTATCATTCTTCCTGATCAACATAGTGGACTTCGTGATGTTGAaaacaatattcaaaatataaattttgccGAACTTGAAGGATCCAAGAGCGAGGTTGCTTTACATTTgcctaaatttaaaatcgaaagCAAACTCGATCTGAAACCAATTTTACGTAAT atggGCATTACCGAGATATTTGACGACACTGCTGATCTTTCTGGTATCATGGAGAATACGGAATTAAAAGTGAGCAAAGTTATTCAGAAAGCATTTATAGAAGTTAATGAAGAGGGTTCTGAAGCCGCTGCTGTTACag gaaTGGGTTTCGTTTTTATGTCTATGCCACCACAATTCACTGTCGATAGACCATTTTTATGTTCTATTGTGAAGAAAAGTACTGGaactcaattatttaatgcCCGTGTGATTGATCCCATCGCCagttaa
- the LOC103574023 gene encoding antichymotrypsin-2, which produces MIIKCLSIVIIVTISVTNSSIYDDDINMNGIIPAKPDLQFDPSAINKFSKRFYSVLAEYESDNLICSPLSVYVTLFMASYGACGNTKKQLLSALSSPNDKTITEREIQHLLYSLNNMQGAEVKLVNKIFATNKFKLQPKFTKITKEYFGSEVKRVDFINVEKTVRTINNLCANESNNHITDVVEPSDIEGAEMILVSAIYFKGKWAEKFKFKWTNPYPFEIDEKTTKDVPMMFKEAKFYWGYIRAVKSRFIKLPYESHGKKETIEMIIILPHNGVNIHDVENNINKIDFTRLKGSTMKMALHLPKFKIESKFNLKPTLQDVGITQMFKDTADFSGIIKNTKLKVSKIIQKAFIEVNEEGTEAAAVTGMKMKSRSSPLQFTVNRPFLCVIVKSNSNTPLFYARIMDPTAN; this is translated from the exons atgattatca aatGTTTATCTATCGTCATAATAGTGACTATAAGTGTAACTAATTCTTCGATATATGATGATGATATTAATATGAATGGTATTATACCCGCCAAACCGGATCTTCAATTTGATCCTTCGgcgattaataaattttctaaaagatttTACAGC gttttAGCAGAATATGAATCAGATAATCTAATCTGCTCGCCACTTAGTGTGTATGTTACGCTTTTCATGGCAAGTTATGGTGCGTGTGGTAAtactaaaaaacaattgttatCAGCTTTAAGTTCACCTAATGATAAAACCATTACTGAGAGGGAAATTCAACATCTACTTTATTCACTCAAT AATATGCAAGGGGCCGAAGTAAagttagttaataaaattttcgcaaCGAATAAGTTCAAATTACAGcccaaatttacaaaaataacaaaagagTATTTTGGGTCTGAAGTGAAGCGAGTTGATTTcataaatgttgaaaaaactgttagaactataaataatttgtgtgCAAATGAATCAAATAATCATATAACTGATGTAGTCGAACCTA GTGATATTGAGGGCGCAGAAATGATTTTAGTTAGCGCTATTTACTTCAAAGGCAAATGggctgaaaaatttaaatttaaatggacCAACCCATATCCTTTTGAAATCGACGAAAAAACAACTAAGGATGTGCCGATGATGTTTAAAGAAGCAAAATTCTATTGGGGTTACATTCGGGCGGTCAAATCTCGTTTCATCAAACTTCCGTATGAg AGCCatggaaaaaaagaaacaatcgaaatgattattattcttCCTCATAATGGAGTCAATATTCACGacgttgaaaataatattaacaaaatagaTTTCACACGACTCAAAGGATCCACGATGAAGATGGCTTTGCATTTACCCAAATTCAAAATCGAAAGTAAATTCAATCTAAAACCAACTTTACAAGat GTGGGGATTACTCAGATGTTTAAAGACACTGCTGACTTTTctggtattataaaaaatactaaactaAAGGTCAGCAAAATCATTCAGAAAGCATTTATCGAAGTCAATGAAGAGGGAACTGAAGCCGCTGCCGTTACAG gaatgaaaatgaaatccAGATCATCACCTCTACAGTTTACTGTTAATAGACCATTTTTGTGTGTAATTGTCAAGAGCAATAGTAATACACCATTATTTTATGCTCGTATAATGGATCCTACTGCCAACTAA
- the LOC103574025 gene encoding ovalbumin-related protein X: protein MRYQITWLIGAILVGLSLLNLTAALDPENAEPLTLVSNGMSQFSTEFYKISSENEANNLICSPSSAGIVLSMAAYGARGNTEKQMKSGLHLPENDAVGKEGYQSLIDTLNGLKSARLRLAQKIYVADNFEINPEFKDMTDNNFRSPMEALDFNKADEASQTINGWCAQKTNNRIREIVTADDVSGASIVLVNAIYFKGVWNAQFDEDETESEPFHIDEKTTKNVDMMFKRHTYNYGTLPDLDAVFVELPYKKLSESDSISMFIILPNTITGLKKAEESLNKVNFKEVHTNHHMTPINLSVPKFKIESTLQLQPTLEKLGMTDMFQDTADFTGITEAPPLKVTKVIQKAFISIDEKGSEAAAATAVMGMARSGATLNPAPVTVTVDRPFFYAIVHPATNTVLFQGHITDPKYDEV, encoded by the exons ATGAGATATC AAATAACATGGCTCATTGGAGCTATTTTAGTAGGTctgagtttattaaatttaacagcaGCCCTAGATCCAGAAAATGCAGAACCTTTAACACTAGTTTCAAATGGAATGAGTCAATTTTCTACAGAGTTTTACAAA ATTTCGTCAGAAAATGAAGCAAATAACCTTATCTGCTCGCCATCAAGCGCTGGTATCGTTTTATCAATGGCAGCTTATGGTGCCCGAGGAAATACAGAAAAACAAATGAAATCAGGTTTACATTTGCCCGAAAATGACGCTGTCGGTAAAGAAGGTTATCAGTCACTTATCGACACCCTTaat gGTTTGAAAAGTGCTAGGCTTCGATTAgctcaaaaaatttacgtagcagacaattttgaaataaatcctGAATTTAAAGATATGACTGACAATAATTTCCGATCACCCATGGAAGCTTTAGATTTTAACAAAGCAGATGAAGCTAGTCAGACAATAAATGGTTGGTGTGCCCAAAAAACTAATAACCGTATCAGAGAAATAGTCACTGCAG ATGATGTGAGTGGAGCATCAATTGTTCTTGTCAATGCAATTTATTTCAAAGGTGTTTGGAATGCTCAGTTTGATGAAGACGAGACAGAATCTGAACCATTtcatattgatgaaaaaacgACCAAAAATGTTGATATGATGTTCAAAAGACATACATATAATTATGGAACCCTTCCGGATCTTGATGCTGTTTTTGTAGAACTTCCATACAAG AAACTAAGTGAAAGCGACTCAATAAGTATGTTCATAATTTTGCCAAATACAATAACGGGACTGAAAAAAGCGGAAGAATCTCTCAACAAAGTAAACTTCAAAGAAGTTCATACTAATCATCATATGACTCCAATAAATTTGTCGGTacctaaatttaaaattgaaagtacACTCCAACTTCAACCGACACTTGAGAAATTGGGAATGACTGACATGTTCCAAGATACTGCTGACTTTACTGGAATCACAGAAGCTCCGCCACTAAAAGTCACTAAAGTCATTCAGAAAGCTTTCATCTCAATTGACGAAAAAGGAAGCGAAGCAGCTGCAGCaactg CGGTGATGGGAATGGCAAGATCTGGAGCTACTCTCAATCCAGCACCTGTAACAGTGACGGTTGACAGgccatttttttatgcaattgTACATCCTGCAACAAATACTGTTTTATTCCAAGGGCACATTACTGACCCAAAATATGATGAAGTTTAA